From Spartinivicinus ruber, the proteins below share one genomic window:
- a CDS encoding M18 family aminopeptidase — protein MISSQSFNQDLLTFLASSPTPFHATAAMANALKAAGFNQLFEHEAWQLKPQKGYFVTRNDSSIIAFTTGNENYTQQGFRMTGAHTDSPCLKIMPNAERYQQGYFQLGLEVYGGVLLAPWFDRDLSLAGRVSYSTQSGKLNSSLIDFEKPVGIIPSLAIHLDREANDKRSINPQKDIPVILGQLPKDQTSFRQLLLEQLQQQGIEDVTKVLDYEVVCYDTQPPGYIGLNQEFIASARLDNLLSCYTGLVALIDAFQQDQQQPMLLVCNDHEEVGSLSACGANGPFLKSTLERVVGIGEPLIVCLENSLMISADNAHGIHPNFADKHDTNHGPKLNEGPVIKINANQRYATTSETSALFRWVCDEVNVPVQAFVTRADMACGSTIGPITAGELGVRTLDVGAPTFAMHSIRELAGSQDAYSLCKALSYFMQLHQLPNK, from the coding sequence ATGATTTCATCTCAATCCTTTAACCAAGACCTGCTCACCTTTTTAGCAAGTTCACCCACTCCATTTCATGCAACAGCTGCTATGGCCAATGCCTTAAAAGCAGCAGGCTTTAACCAGCTATTTGAACATGAGGCCTGGCAACTAAAGCCACAAAAGGGCTATTTTGTTACTCGTAATGACTCATCAATTATTGCTTTTACCACAGGTAATGAAAATTACACCCAACAGGGGTTCAGAATGACAGGTGCTCATACTGACAGCCCTTGCCTAAAAATCATGCCTAATGCTGAGCGGTATCAACAGGGATATTTCCAGCTAGGGTTAGAGGTGTATGGTGGAGTGTTACTCGCCCCCTGGTTTGACCGGGACTTATCTTTAGCAGGTCGGGTCAGCTATAGCACCCAGTCAGGCAAGCTCAACAGCAGCCTAATTGATTTTGAAAAGCCTGTTGGCATCATTCCCAGTCTGGCCATCCATCTTGATCGCGAAGCCAATGACAAGCGCTCAATCAACCCTCAAAAGGACATACCTGTTATTCTGGGACAATTGCCAAAGGATCAGACTAGCTTTCGTCAACTGCTGTTAGAGCAACTCCAGCAACAAGGCATTGAAGATGTCACCAAAGTGCTCGACTACGAAGTTGTTTGCTATGACACCCAGCCACCTGGTTATATTGGTTTAAACCAAGAGTTTATTGCCAGTGCTCGTTTAGATAACTTACTCAGCTGTTATACCGGCTTGGTGGCACTAATCGATGCATTTCAGCAAGACCAGCAACAACCCATGTTACTAGTATGCAACGACCATGAAGAGGTGGGAAGCTTATCAGCGTGCGGCGCTAACGGTCCCTTTTTGAAGTCGACTTTAGAGCGAGTGGTGGGTATAGGTGAGCCTCTCATTGTCTGCCTGGAAAACAGCCTGATGATTTCGGCTGATAACGCCCACGGAATTCACCCTAACTTTGCAGATAAACATGACACCAACCATGGCCCCAAACTCAACGAAGGCCCTGTTATAAAAATTAATGCTAACCAACGCTATGCTACTACCAGTGAAACTAGCGCTCTGTTTCGCTGGGTATGTGACGAGGTAAACGTACCAGTACAAGCATTTGTCACTCGCGCCGATATGGCCTGTGGCAGCACGATTGGTCCAATTACCGCCGGAGAGCTTGGAGTAAGAACTTTAGATGTGGGTGCTCCTACTTTTGCAATGCACTCTATACGGGAGCTAGCAGGTAGCCAAGACGCCTACTCACTTTGTAAAGCCTTAAGCTACTTCATGCAGCTTCATCAGCTACCAAACAAATAA